The Deltaproteobacteria bacterium region TCAATGATGCGGGTGGTATCCGTGTCTGCAGGCCCGCCGTGTGGCGGATTGTATTTGAAACCGCCGTCTGCCGGCGGGTTATGGGAAGGCGTGATCACCACGCCGTCCGCCAGGCCGGTCTTTCTGCCCCGGTTGTATGACAGGACGGCATGGGAGATCACCGGGGTGGGCGTGTAGCCCCCCCCCGCTTGAATCATCATTGTAACGTCATTGGCGGCAAAGACCTCCAGGGCGCTTGCCATGGCCGGTTCCGACAGGGCATGGGTATCCATCCCCAGGTAAAGGGGGCCGTTGAAGCCCTGTGCCTTCCGGTACTCGCAGATGGCCTGGCTCACCGCAAGGATGTGGTCCTGGTTAAAGCTATTTTTAAAGGCCGACCCCCGGTGGCCGGACGTGCCGAAAGAGACCCTCTGGGCCGGGTCTGAGACATCCGGTATGCGGGTGTAATAGGCCGTAATCAGTTGCGGTATGTTTACGAGAAGTTCACGGGGCGCCGGTTTCCCGGCAAGCTCGCTGATGGTCATGCTCCACCTCCTCAGAAAGCACAGGGCTCTCACTATAGGCAGTATAGACCCGCCTGCCTGGCGGGATTGGGATAACGGACACAATCTTATTCAAAATAATAATACCATATCCTGGTGTTGCAGACAATGCATCTGTGAAAGATGGGCCGGGCGCAGGATGCTCAAGAAGCCCTTGGCAGGTGCTTTGAACGATGGCGGCCTGGCGTGGGACAACGGTTGCATGAGGAAGGCTGAGATTATAAGACAAGCCGTTTTACGGGTGTTCAAAGAGATTACCCAGATAAGGGGCAAAAAAGCCCCTTTTCCAAACGGAAAAAGGGGCTTTGGGGCGGTCTGCGGTTCAAGATCATGCAGGGGTTGCGATCTCCAGAAGCTCCACCTGAAAGTGCAGCGTCTGACCTGCCAGAGGATGATTTCCGTCCAGTGTCACTGCCTCATTCGAAATATCGGTGATCACCACCTCTAAAGGACTCCCCTGTTGCTGCTTCAGCTGCAGCCGCATACCGATCTTCGGCTCGATGTGGTCAGGAAATTCACCCACCGGCACCTCCAGGACCATCTCCTCCTGTCGATGACCGTACGCCTCATCCGGGGCCACTTCAAAGTCGCGGGTTTCGCCCACTTTCATTCCCAGAATCGCGTTTTCAAAACCCGTAATAATCTGGCCATCGCCGGCTTTAAATTCCAGGGGGTCACGTCCCTTGGAGGTGTCGAATACGCGGCCGTCCTCCAGCGTGCCGGTGTAGTGGACCTTTACGGAATCTCCATTTTTGAGTGTTGTCATTGTGCTCCTCCTTTATTGCAATCTCGGCCAGGGACACTGCCCTTCGTCTGCCGCCAAAAATAAAGAAACGACTTTTCCCTTGGCAATGCGACCGCAACGCACAACCGTCGTTTCCGGGCAACCGGACGGATGGGAAGGTCCTACTTATGGCTCGGAGGGTATTGGCGAATGCCCTGTATGGCTCGGAGTACAAATGGGAAGGTTAAACCAAAACAGAGGGTCGCTCTTCCTGTCCCTCATCACAGAAAAAACGGATGTATCCGGCATGACGCCGGCCGGATTTTGCAGAACCGTTCCTCTATCATCTCATCTAAGAACGGCGCATTTCCAATTTACTATTTATACTAAGTTCTTATCCGTTTATGTCAATGGGGAATCCGTGACGGACCGGAATTCTCTTCTCAGGCGAGCAGCCGTGGGTCACGGGTCAGCAGGATTGCGCCTACCGCTCATAGAGAGCAGAGGCGCGTTTCGGCAATCTTCTCCTTTTCAGTCGCGTCCAGACGAGGATCTCTGTGAAACAGAGAGTAGATGGCCGGGATGAGCCCAAGGGTAATCACCGTGGATCCGGTAAGCCCCCCGATGACCGCCCGGGCCAGGGGGGCCTGGGCGTCGGCCCCCTCGCCGATGCCGAGGGCCAGGGGGAGGAGGCCCAGGATGGTGGTGAGGGTGGTCATGAGGATGGGCCGGAGCCGGCGACGCCCGGCCTCCACCACCGCCTCCCGGACCGGCATGCCGCGCCGGCCCAGACGACCGGCCTGGTCCACCAGGAGGATGGCGTTGTTGACGGCGATCCCGCCCAGCATAATGCACCCGATATAGGATTGGATATTCAGGGTGGTATGGGTCAGAAACAGGGTCACCAGCACCCCCACCGCGGCCACGGGCACGGAAAACATGACCACCAGCGGATTGACAAGCGATTCATACTGGCAGGCCAGTACCATGTAGACGAGAATCAGGGCCAGCACCAGGGCGGCGACCAGTTCATTGAATGCCTTTTTCTGCTCTTCGAATGTCCCTGCCACGGTCAGATCGTATCCCACAGGCCGGGGGATCCGGTCCAGAAGGGTCTGAATGTCCGTGGCAACGGATCCGGAATCGCGGCCCGCCACATTGGCCTCGATGGTCACGGTCCGCTGCTGGTCCTTGCGATCGATGACAATAGGGCCCCGTCCCGGATCGGCCCTCACCACGTTGCGCAGGGTCACTGCTTCGCCCGATGCCGTGGTCAGGGTCAGATCCAGAATATCCTCCAGGGAAAGCCTTTCCGCATCTTCCAGTTGCACGAGGATACGATAGGAATCGCCGCCGGTCCGGTATTCCCCGGCCTGGGAACCGGCAATGGCTGTTTCCAGTATCCTGGTCACATCGCGTATTGTCAGGCCCAGATCCGCGGTCTTATCCCGGTCCACCCGGATTTGAAACTGGGGCACCCCGGCCTCGTGGGCGACGTTCACATCCGCAACACCAGGGACCCGGGTGATGACCGATGCCGCGCGATCGGCCAGGGCATTCAGCCTGTCCAGTTCCAATCCTCGAATCTCGATGGCCAGGCCCTCCTCTCCGCCTAAGAGACGATTCAGCAGGAACTGGCCCTGGGGGGCCCGGGTGCGGATCTCCATGCCGGGAATCTTTCCTGTCAGCCTGCGGCGTAAATCGTCGGCGATCTCCGTGTTGGGCCGTTTGCGCTGGGCCGAAGGGAGGAGGGACAGATTGATCTGCCCCATGGCCGCCGCATCCGGACGCCAACCCACAGACCCGACGCTCACCACCGATGAAACCGTCTCCGGGACGGCGGCCTGGACAATAGCCTCCATCTGCCGGGTCTGCCGATCCACGATGTCCAGCCGTGTGCCGATTTCCATTTCCCCCGTGACCCGGACCTCTCCCTCATCGCTGGGCGGCAGGAACTCGCTCCCGATCAGGGGAATAAGGAGGAGACTGCCGGCCAGCGCGGCTGCGGCCAGGGCGATGGTAACGGCCCGGTGATTCAGGACCCACCCGAGAAAATCGCCGTATATGTTGTTGAGGCCATTGAAAAAGTCCTCTGCAACGGACGCCAGTCTTTGTATCCAACCGCCGCGTCCGCTGCGATCCTCAGCGCGTGGGGCCAGGAACCTGGAGGCAAGCATCGGGACCAGGCTGAGAGACACCATAAGGGAGCAGACCAGAGAAAAGATGATCACATAGGCCAGTTCCTTGAACAGGATGCCGGAAACGCCCCTGACAAACACCAGCGGGAGGAAAATGACCAGGGTGGTAATGGTGCTGGCGACAATGGCCGGCGCCACTTCCCGTGCCCCCTCCACCGCGGCCGTTGTCGGGGATTCGCGATCCTGTTCCCGCCGTCTGAAGATGTTTTCCAGGACCACGATGGCGCCGTCCACCATCATTCCCACGCCGAGGGCCAGTCCGCCCAGGGTCATCAGGTTTAAGGTGAATCCTCCCAGATAGATCAAGGAGAACGTGGCGATCATGGAGATGGGGATGGCCAGAAAGATGATCAGGGTGCTCCGGAAATTTCTCAGAAAAAGGAGGAGCACCATAACGGCAAGACCGCCCCCGTAAAGTACGGAACGGGCCACATTGGCAATGGACCGCTCGATAAAATTGCCCTGATTAATGACCGGGATCACTCGGATTTGGGGAAAGGACCTGTTGACCGCCTCAATCTCGGCCAGCACGGCCCTGGAAACCTCAACCGTGTTGGCATCGGCCTGTTTCCGAATGGCCACCCTCAGGCCCCGCTCGCCATTCACACGAACGATGCGTGTCAGTTTCTGATAGGTGTCCTTGACCCCGGCCAACTGGGAGAGGGTAACCGGGACTCCGTCGCGCAGGGTGACAACCGTATTCCGGATCTGATCCAGATCGGTGAATTCGGCAGGGGCGCGAAGGGTGATTTCATAGCGGCCTTCCTCGATCTTCCCTGCGGGGAGATCCAGATTCGCATCCCGGATGGCCTGGAGTATCCGGTCCATCGGAAGACCCAGGGCACGGACCCGGTCGGGATCCAGCTCGACGCGGACCTCCCGGTTATAACCGCCCCATACGTCCACCTGGGCCACGCCCGGGATTCTGGCGAAACGGTACCGGATCTGATCCTCAATCATCTGGGTCAGTTCCACCGGATCCAGGGTGCTGGAAATCCCCAGGAGGACCACCGGAAAGCTGGCGATGTCGAACTTGCGGATACGAGGCCTGACAACATCCTCAGGCAACTCGTCCACCTCATCCTGGAGTCTGCTCTGGACGTCCACGGCCGCAATGTCGA contains the following coding sequences:
- a CDS encoding peptidylprolyl isomerase codes for the protein MTTLKNGDSVKVHYTGTLEDGRVFDTSKGRDPLEFKAGDGQIITGFENAILGMKVGETRDFEVAPDEAYGHRQEEMVLEVPVGEFPDHIEPKIGMRLQLKQQQGSPLEVVITDISNEAVTLDGNHPLAGQTLHFQVELLEIATPA
- a CDS encoding efflux RND transporter permease subunit: MNLPGFSVHRPIFITMVTLIVVIIGAFSLSRLRMDLLPSVELPTLTVRTEYEGASPEVMERLVTQIVEEIIATVPGVEEMTSQSSEGNSSIQVRFVWGTDLDIAAVDVQSRLQDEVDELPEDVVRPRIRKFDIASFPVVLLGISSTLDPVELTQMIEDQIRYRFARIPGVAQVDVWGGYNREVRVELDPDRVRALGLPMDRILQAIRDANLDLPAGKIEEGRYEITLRAPAEFTDLDQIRNTVVTLRDGVPVTLSQLAGVKDTYQKLTRIVRVNGERGLRVAIRKQADANTVEVSRAVLAEIEAVNRSFPQIRVIPVINQGNFIERSIANVARSVLYGGGLAVMVLLLFLRNFRSTLIIFLAIPISMIATFSLIYLGGFTLNLMTLGGLALGVGMMVDGAIVVLENIFRRREQDRESPTTAAVEGAREVAPAIVASTITTLVIFLPLVFVRGVSGILFKELAYVIIFSLVCSLMVSLSLVPMLASRFLAPRAEDRSGRGGWIQRLASVAEDFFNGLNNIYGDFLGWVLNHRAVTIALAAAALAGSLLLIPLIGSEFLPPSDEGEVRVTGEMEIGTRLDIVDRQTRQMEAIVQAAVPETVSSVVSVGSVGWRPDAAAMGQINLSLLPSAQRKRPNTEIADDLRRRLTGKIPGMEIRTRAPQGQFLLNRLLGGEEGLAIEIRGLELDRLNALADRAASVITRVPGVADVNVAHEAGVPQFQIRVDRDKTADLGLTIRDVTRILETAIAGSQAGEYRTGGDSYRILVQLEDAERLSLEDILDLTLTTASGEAVTLRNVVRADPGRGPIVIDRKDQQRTVTIEANVAGRDSGSVATDIQTLLDRIPRPVGYDLTVAGTFEEQKKAFNELVAALVLALILVYMVLACQYESLVNPLVVMFSVPVAAVGVLVTLFLTHTTLNIQSYIGCIMLGGIAVNNAILLVDQAGRLGRRGMPVREAVVEAGRRRLRPILMTTLTTILGLLPLALGIGEGADAQAPLARAVIGGLTGSTVITLGLIPAIYSLFHRDPRLDATEKEKIAETRLCSL